A genomic region of Arvicola amphibius chromosome X, mArvAmp1.2, whole genome shotgun sequence contains the following coding sequences:
- the LOC119805073 gene encoding glutathione S-transferase A2-like, giving the protein MAGKPVLHYWVARGRMECIRWLLAAAGVEFEEKFIETPADMEKLIKDGSLMFQQVPMVEIDGMKLVQTRAILNYIATKYDLYGKDAKERALIDMYTEGIVDLTETITQLVMCPPDQREAKISLVKDKTKNRYLPAFENVLKSHGQDYLVGNRLTRVDIHLLEVLLYVEELDSSLLAPFPLLNALKSRISSLPNVKKFLQPGSQRKPPPDVKKIEEARKVFKF; this is encoded by the coding sequence ATGGCTGGGAAGCCCGTGCTTCACTACTGGGTTGCCAGGGGCAGGATGGAGTGCATCAGGTGGCTCCTGGCTGCAGCAGGGGTGGAGTTTGAAGAGAAGTTTATAGAAACCCCAGCAGACATGGAAAAGTTAATCAAAGATGGGAGTTTGATGTTTCAGCAGGTGCCCATGGTGGAGATTGACGGGATGAAGCTGGTACAGACCAGAGCCATTCTCAACTACATTGCCACCAAATACGACCTCTATGGGAAGGACGCGAAGGAGAGAGCCCTGATAGACATGTATACAGAGGGGATTGTAGATCTGACTGAAACGATCACACAATTGGTCATGTGTCCTCCAGACCAAAGAGAAGCCAAGATCTCCTTGGTAAAAGACAAGACCAAAAACCGGTACTTGCCTGcctttgaaaatgtcttgaaGAGCCACGGACAAGACTACCTTGTTGGGAACAGGCTGACCAGGGTGGACATTCACCTGCTGGAAGTTCTCCTCTATGTTGAAGAGCTTGACTCCAGCCTTCTGGCCCCTTTCCCCCTGCTGAACGCCCTGAAGAGCAGAATCAGCAGCCTTCCCAATGTGAAGAAGTTCCTGCAGCCTGGCAGCCAGAGAAAGCCTCCACCTGatgtgaaaaaaattgaagaggcaAGGAAGGTTTTCAAGTTTTAA